DNA from Lagenorhynchus albirostris chromosome 3, mLagAlb1.1, whole genome shotgun sequence:
gacaccttcatttcagacttctggtctctagaactgtgagagaataaacctctgttgttttaagccccctagtttgtggtactttgttacggcagccctaggaaagaaatatatttaacatcCAATGCTGTTTTTCATGGTCTCTCAtgccttttacatttttaataaacttttcattttagaataattttagatttgcaGAGATAGCATAAAGAGCTCCAGGGTAGCCCTTGCCCAAGTCTCCCCGAACGTTAACATTTTATATCTCCACAGTGCATTTATCACAACTAAGAAACCAATGCTAGAACATTGCTATGAGCTAAACCATagactttatttgaatttcaccagtttttccacagatgtcccttttctggtccaggatcccacattgcattCAGTCAATCTGAGCTGACGGTTCCTCAGTCTCTTGTTTTCCATGACCTGACGATTTTGAGGTGTCCTGACCAGCTCTTTTGTGGCACATTCCACATTCTCATTGCTTTTTATCCCATCTTGTTTTATACCCAACTGTGCTAACTCTAGCCATCCTTAGGGACCAGGTTCTGCAGGTGGTGCCCATGGGGCCAACCATGGCAGCATGTCCCCAGTCCCCTGTCATTTCTGTATGGAGTTTGTTCTTTGCCATCCTAGTGGGAATGCTGTCATTTGGGGCTGGAGGCGCCAGCCTCCCAACTCACATTCTGGCTGGACATTCTTGGGGGAGACAGAGCAGGGAGCAGGGTGGAGCTAGGTGGTCTGGCTTGCTCTTTGCCTTGGGCTCTGCGTTTACAAGGACATCTCTAGGAGTTCACTGTTTTACAGCAGAAAGGTCTTTCAGTTTTAGATTTAGCCAAGCAGGTGCCTCCCCAACCTCACCCCTGGAGTTCTCTTTAATCACTGTTTCTTCTGGAAGCCTCTGAGGGTTGGTCAGACTCCTTGGTGAGACCTCACTGACCTCTACGCGCAATTCCCAACTCAGGTTCGCTGGACATCGACAATCCGACACCCTCAAAACTAGACTCCCAACCCCCTACCCCCACCGGTGCACATGGTCCTGCCCTGAGTCCCATCTCGGTAAATGGCAGCTCGAGCCAGAGGTCTTGGGTcatctttgaattttttatttctatttcacctACATCCAAAGCAAGTCTCGTTAGTTCTACACCAGAGTTGGGATCTGACCACTGGGGTGACCTCACCTGCGGCCCAGCCCTCTTGTGTCCACAATCCCTGCTCACCTGCCTGACTCCCCTCTAACCTGGGCGCTGGCTTTTTGGCTGCTCTGGCAATTCCCCCAGTTCTTTGCTCCCCTTCTCATGTCTTtcaaggagatttttaaaaaatctctgctTCTCTCATCCTCCTCCCTGCCCATTCTGACCCACACCTCACTGCACTCTGAGCCCACTGCTTCCCCGAAACCATCTTTCCCAGGTTGGTCACTGATGACCTCCCAGGGGTCAAATCAGAGGGTCTGCTGGGGAGCGCCCTGCGAGCCTTCAGCAGCCCCCATCTCAGTGCTGCTCAACCACTCCTCACATTGACTGTGAGGCGCTGCACACCTTGGACCCTGCTGGTCATCCCAACCCGCCTCCATTCACTCCTGGGGCCCCTCCAGGCCAGGGGCTTTGGGCGCCATCTGGCTCACATCCCAGGGCTGGCAGTCCCGAGGCCCCTACCTCCAGGACGGTCGAAGAGGCCCCTTTGGCTCGTCATCCCTACAACTCCCCCCTGGGCCCGAACCCCCGGCCCCATCTCCTGCTTGGCTGACCAGTGGTTGCCCCGCTGGACCAGGGAGTATTAGCCCGAACAGAGCCCGGGCTCCCTGGGCCGCCCATGGCACCCCCTCACCGCCCCCTTCCACTGCCACCTGCTTAGAGGTTGCCGTCAGGCCTGGAAAACAGCTGCTCCTCAGCACTGGGCTTGGCCCTCACGGCTCCCACCACCGAGACCCTGATTCTCACCCCTCACCTCTCTACCCCCACCTTCCTCGCTGTCTGTCCTGACAGCATCTAACTCTGTCGCTACATCGTCCATGGCGTTATCGCAGTCTCTCTTTTGGATGCAGGCTCCGGGGGGCCAGCGTCGGCATCAGCCTCATCCGCTGCCGTGTCTCCGGGGCCTACCCACAGAGCGCGCTCGATCAGACGGACGTGGTTAACGAATGAACTAGGGCTGGGGGCCCCTCCACACTCACTCAGCTTTGCTGGGCTTCGGGCTCAGGGCCTCTGCTGTGTCATATTCCCGCACGTCCTTCAGCTCGCGCACCTGGCCCGTCAGCACCTTGGCAGCAAAAGCCACGATGTACTGTGGGAGGGGAAGGCACAGGTGAGAAGAGAGCCCCGTCCCCGACCTCGCTGCCCTCCTGATGGCTGGGTGCTCCTGCCACCGGCCCTTTGCACGTTGCCTAACGTGCCCCTCCTCCCTGGGAGTGCGTGAGAAGGGCGTGCACCTGGAGCGCCCCTTGGGGACGGGGACCGGGACAGGACTGGCATCTGAGAAGAAAGGGGTGGCGAGGAGTTGTGAGCGCCAACTCACCAGGAACCAATAGAGGTTCATGAGCGTGAGCAACAGCAGGAGTGCGTTGAAGAAGAAGTAGAAGGGGATGTCAGGCACCGACCGCAGGCTGCAGTAGCTCGTGGCATACAGGACCTTGAGCGGGAACCAGTAGAGGCGGAACCAGAACCTGCAGAAGGGAGGGGCGCGTCGAGGAGGctgtgggggagagggggagggggaggggaggcccctcccttccccccagtcCCTGTCCTGTCCCGTCTGGACTCATCCATCTGCCCCTGCACATCCTCACCCATCCATGTCTCCTTACCCCACCCTTGTTCATTCCTGCCCAGCTGTCTCCATTCCTGTGCTGTCCTTTCCTGCCCAACTTGCTTATTCCCAACTCGTGCCCTCTGCTGTCCCACCAGACCCCGCCCACATCACCCTGGCCCTGTCTGGCCCCTCCCACCTCACCAAGCCCCCACCCACCTCACCAGGACCcaccccttccctgcccacccgCCTCTCTGGGACCCACTTCCTTCCTGCTTGGCTCCACCCACTCTCATAAGCCCCACTTCCTTCCCGGCCTGGCCCCGCCTACCTCCACCAGGTCCCCTCCCCTTCCACTAGGCCCGCCTCCTCCCCTGCCGACTCACCAGCTGAGGCTGAAGCTGAGACAGCCCAGGTCTGCAGCCAGGGCGTGAAGCCGGTGGTGGGATCCCCCGCGGGACTTGAAGTAGACATTGAGCTTGGTGAACTCCAGCTGTACGTCACTGATGTCATGCAGGAAGAGCACAAGGATGCCCACCTTGTGGTACCTGAGGAGGAAAgcgggagaggagagagggctgGTTACCCTGGGACCCCTACCCGCACCGAGGCTCCCAAGCACAGGCCCCCTTGGCCACCCCTCCAGGCTTCCCGTGGGTCTGTTCAGAGCTGTCCTCCCTGGCCCATCTGCCCTGCCCAACCCCCCTTCACAGGGCTAGGTCAGCAGTAACACCCAGGCTGCACCCGTCCTGTGGCAGCCACACCCCAGGCTCAGGAACCTCCCTGGAAGTGCCCTCTCTGATCCTTCCTCATCTCTGTGACCTCTGACCCTCCATGACCCCTGACCCTCACAGGCCTGGGTCATTCTGTGTCCAGATACCCCACACTTTCAACATGACTGCCTCACTGATGCTCCCAGGTTTGTACATTTAACCTGAACACTGCTGCAAACTGCAGACTTGCCTGGGAAAGGCCGCACCCCCACCAGGATCTGACGAAGGCTGGAGCCCCGTCCCTATCCAGCCTTCCGCCTCACAGCTGCTTGGTGTCTGAGTTCAGCCTGGATGTGGCTGTGCACCTCTGTCACCGTCTTCATGCCCACTCTGCCCTCCTGACAGCCACAGGCTGTTCTCATCCCCTAACATCCCTGGTGTTCCCGGAGCCTTCCTTCACCAACTTTCAGTCTCGGCTCACCGGTCACCCCTGaccaccccacctcacctcacCACCTCTGCAGTCCTTATCTTCCGACTTGAATTTTCCATAGTGATCACCTTCAAACAAACtgttagttcttttctttcatggtttttttttgtgggggggttgTTATCTGATTCTACCCTCTAGAGCAGGGCTGTCTAATAAATTTTCAAGAATGATAGGAATGTTCTAAATCTGCATTGTCCAATACAGGAGTCACCAGCCACATACTGGGCTGAGGTACAGAATGTGtgattttatttaagtttaattaaagtTGACATGACCACCTGTGGCCAGCAGCTACTGTGCTGGAGGGCACAGCTAGTCCAACAAGAATAGaacttgaggggcttccctggtggagcagtgcagggaacacagtttaatctctggtccgggaagatcccacatgccgcagagcaactaagcccgtgcgccacaactactgagcccacatgctgcaactactgaagcccacgcacctagagcccatgctctgcagcaagagaagccaccgcaatgagaagcccgcacactgcaatgaagagtagcccccactagccacaattagagaaagcccacgtgcagcaacaaagacccaacacagccaaaataaataaataaaataaataaaaataaattttaaaaaaatgaatagaatatgAGCTGTATATGtcgttttaaattttctttttttaaaatttttttttgagtttccatgttcaatttttatttttttaatatctttattggagtataattgctttacaatgttgtgttagtttctgctgtacagcaaagtgattcagttatacatatatatatattctttttcatattcttttccattatggtttatcataggatattgaatatagttccctgtgctatacagtaggaccctgttgtttatccatcctacatataatagtttgcatctgctaatcccaatttcgttttaaattttctatcagcagcgtttaaaaaaaaaagtaaataggaagaagtaaaattaattttaataatatattccaATTGACTCAGTATATCCGAAATGTCGTCATTCAACATGTAAATGACATAACAAAGGgactgaaagatattttcactctCCTTTACCCTTGGAATCAGGGTGGCTTTTACACATACAGCATGCTGTGGTTTGCACAGGCTCTGCCTTGAAGCACTATGACCACGTGTGGTGGCCACAGTGGGCTCTGGAACATAACGTTTTGTCTACTGTGCTCACGGCTGTGCCCCCAGCAGCACCTGCCACATGGCAGGTGTTCAGTAAacacttgctttgtgacccagccAAGGTTGCCATCCAGGAGGAGCTGGAGGGGGAcagatggggtgggggcaggtggtgCCTCTCTGCACCTGTTTTGCCCCATCACTTCAGAATCTCTCTTCAGAAACCTCTCCCACGGACACCCCCATACCCCCCACCCAGGCATCAGCCTCTGCCCTGTGCCAGCCTCTTGCCACTGCTCACGCCAGTGCCCTCCACACTCCTGTCCCCTCCTGGACTCACCGGAAGGCATAGGACGAGATGATGAGGACCAAGGTGACCACATGGTGGATGAGCATGACCACTGAGTCCTTGCGCCAGGCATCCAGGTACAGCGTGGCGTAGATGGAATGGCCGTAGAAGCTTCCCTGTAGTAGGTAGGCAACTGCGATGTCCCGTGGTACCGCCATGCCCGTCTTCCAGTCTGGGGAGGGCCAGACCGTGCCGTCAGGGACCTGCAGGGCCTCCGGGACCCGCAGGCGACCCCGAGCACTCCCTCAAGCCGCGCATGGGTCCTCTGCATGCTGGGCGTGCCACGCATCTCTGCAGCTGTTCTGGTCGCTGGTTTTCTGTTACCCATTCTCCACCCATCATTGTTTATGAATAGGCATTACTTTTTAGAACAGTTATAGATCTACAGAAAAAGGTGCTCCTACCCTGAAATTGGTCCTTTGCACAATTTCCAACTGTGCCCCAGGCCCCCTTCCCCGTCTTCTCTTACCAGGCTCGCTCAAGACACCCGGTCCTGGGTGCCGCCCTCCCAGCAAATCCCCAAACCGATGGAGGCTGCCACCTGCCTTGCTGTGCCGGCCAAGCAGCTGAGGCAGAAATCACACACTTTCCAACGCCCATGAGTGCGGGCTCTCCCGCAGAGCGGGCCCGGCTCCACCTCCCCTCCTGCAGCCAcctcctgccccctgcccccgcacATGCGCCCACCCGCACTCAGGCCTCGTGCCTTTCCAGGGGACATCGCTCCCCCCACCATCTCCGCCTCCCCTCCTCAGTCCATCACCGAGGACTCTGCCCGAATCGACCTAGAACTCCAGACTGTGCCCTGCTGTCTGCGGCTCCTTCTTTGTCCATCCCCCGTAACGGCCTCCCTGGGCTCCATCCCCGGTctcctgtccctccccctccAAGCCTCAGTGATCTGGAGCTAGACCCTCAAGTCCCCCTGGAGGCCAGCTATCCCTTAGACGCCTCCTATGCTGCCACCTCAGTGACAGCCCTTCGTCTGTACCCTGGTCCTGCCTGCAACGGAGATCCACTTGGACCTCTATCTGGGGGTCCCTCTTCGGTCCCCACCTCCACTCACTtgccctgcccccactgcccccaccctggTCCGGGTACCGTCATCTCCTCCCAGCGCTGCCCCAGCTTCTCCCGGCCTCCAGAGCCTATTCCCGACTGTCCATTCTCCCCACAGCAGCCTCGATGGCTGTGAATACACAGACCCCATGATCTGGCAAGTCCACTCTTGGCCTGTGCCCAAGGaaactgaaaacagggactcaagaGACCCCCGTATACTCATGTCCACAGCAGCACTAGTCACAATCATCAAAAGgggaacagcccaaatgtccatcagcaggtgacTGGGTACACAAAATGTGGTAAATCCACGTTTCGTGTAGCCACATCatgtggaatattatgcagccctaaaaaggaaagaagccTTGACACACGCTACAATGTgaataaacctcaaaaacattatgctgagtgaaagaagccagacgcaaACGGGCACATGCAATCACATACcaatgattccatgtatatgaaatgtctatagaacaggcaaatccatagagacagaaagcggattaatggttgccaggggctgggagaggggggaTGGCAAGCTGCTAACGGGGACGGGTCTCCTTTTCGGGATGATGGAAATGTGCCGGAACTAGATAGACACGGTGCTTGTGCAACACTGTGAACGtgctaaatgccactgaactgctcactttaaaatggtgaagtTTTAAAAGTtgtggtaaaaatatatataacataaaatgtaccaccttaaccatttttaagtttagTAGCACTAggtatattcacactgttgtgcaaccaatctctaAAAGTTTTTCCatgttgtaaaactgaaactctgttccCATTAGACACTCCCTCTCCgttcccccttccccagcccctgacacccaccatcctactttctgtctctatggatttgacgACCCTAGGTGCCTCACATAAGtagaatcacacaatatttgtgtttctgtgaCTGGCTAAAATGGTTAAttctgggaattccttggcggtccagtggctaggactccgtgcttccattgcagggggcatgggtccaatccctggtcggggagctgagatccagCGAGcagcacagtgcggccaaaaataaataaataaaatagaatggttAATTCTATGTTATGTAAAGTTTACCTaattaaaaaacatgaaagaCACCTGACAGATCACTCATCCCCCTCTTGAACACGTCCAGGGCTCCCCAATTGGGCTCAGTAGCAAAACTCACACTCCTGGCTGGGTCTCCCCCCACGTTCCGTGCACAGCCTTGTGGCAGTGCTGCAGTCAGCAGAGAGGGGCCTCCCCACACCTGCCAAGTGTCTCTGTCCCTCTTGAGAAGGAAGGGACGCGGAGGCACCCTCTGTGGAAACGCGACACCCTCTTTTCCACCTATCACACTGGCGAGACTGCTACAGTGGAGAGCACCCCCTCTCCAGCTTTGGGCCCCAGAtctggggcagagggaagagggcagCAGATAATTCCCCATCTGGGCTGCGTCTGCACCTCCCTGCACGTTGTGGGGTGAGGTGGGCCGGGCTCTGTCTGTGGACCTCCAACCTCCTCTCCACACACACCCCGCCTGCTGCTCTGGCCTCTCCATGTCACTCCTGCCTCATCCCCCTCCCTGATCTCCAGGATCAGCCACCTGGGCATCCCACACCCAGCTCCTGGTCTCCCCCAAACCtgccccaccctcagccccctAGACCCTGGGGCCAGCCCCATCCTCCTTCTCTCTCACACCCACCTATGGTTTGGCAGTGAATCCTATCAATTCtgctttcaaaacatttttttttttttttgcggtacgcaggcctctcactgttgtggcctctcccgttgcggagcacaggctccggatgtgcaggcccagcggccatggctcacaggcccagccgctccgcggcatgtgggatcctcccggaccggggcacgaacccgtgtcccctgcatcggcaggtggactctcaaccactgcgccaccagggaagccccaaaacatttcttaaatcagCCACTTCTCTCCCCACCACAACCCTGTCCTGGGCAGAGCACACCGGCTcctgccctcagccccaccctTAGGTCGTCCTGTCAACGTCCCCCCTCTGCTCGTGGCCCTATGGTAAAGACCCCCACTGCTCCCACCCCACCTGACTGGGCTCCTTGCTGCTTCTGATCAGCCAGTAGCGTGTCTGTCCGACAGTGGCCTTTGCATTTCCCATCTGCCCCAGGTTCCTCCCAGTCCCCACTCAAAAGTCACCTTTGGTGGGACCATCCCCATCCCTGTAGAAaatgccctcctccccacctcctagACACCCCACATCCCATGCTCCTCTGCTCACtcaaatttcctcatctgcacttATCACCGTTAACAGATTTCCTGTTTCACTTTAACAGATCTGTCACCCCAAAACACAGGGGTGGGGGGCTTTCTCTGACCTACTCACAGTTGTGTCAGCACAgcacctggtacacagtaggtactcagtaagcGTGCCTGCAGAGAAGCAGCTAACTTGCAAGTGTGCTATCACAGCATAATTTATAAGCAGGAACCAGAGGCAACTCCATGCTCGAAACTTCAATTACAGAGAGAGAGTTCAATTACAGTTCATTCTCATAAAGGAAAATTGAATGACAGCTCAAACCTCCCCTCTAGGGATTTATGACACGGGAAATGTGCGTGTGTTACACGGGAAAAGTGGCCATGTGGGCAGCATGGTCACAAGACAGACAGGTGCAGCGCAGGGGTTCCATGCCCAGCTCCCTGGTGCCACCAGGAGCCCTCCCAGGATGTTTATATCACACGGCAGGAAACACATCCATGTGTGTCCCTGATACACAGTCTGGGTGGTCAGCACAAGAGTAGAGAAGCCTGACCCCTCGTCGTAGACTGAGTTTTCTACATCGGCCTGCCGGTTGGTAACAGAGGACACTGCAGTCAAATTTCTGCCCATCCCACCCAGGGCTCAGGCCTTGATGACACCCACGTCGAATCCAATCAATGGATGcagccacttctcaccacctttaTCTCCTTGCCAAGCTGGTCCAAGCCACATTGGTCCCTTGCCTAACCCCTGGGCCCAGCTCCCCTCCTTACCCAAGATTCATCTGTCTCCACATGGCAGCCAGAAGAAGGTTTTTTATAATCCACAAACCCATCCCATTTAGGACGAAACTCAAGCTCCTGCCATCCTCCTCTCGTTCCCATATTATCAAGCTCATGcaagccccagggcctttgcacgtgttGGACTGCTTGCCTGGGCCCACACAAGGGGTCCCCTCCTCTAGGATGTTTCCCTGAGTCCTGACAGGGACAGGTGCCCCCTTTTCTGGCCCCAGGGCCCCTTCATCACCCTTGTCTCAGAGCAGACATCCAGCATGGGATGTCTGATGAGTGTCCAGCTCCCCCATGTACCCTTCTCTGAGTTCAGAACAGGGCCCTCCCCCAACCTGCCCCATCCCTGCAGGTCCCCTACCATAGAAGACGGAGGGTGGGTCGTGAAAGAAGGGGTAGTCAGTGCCGAAGAGCAGGTAGGTGCTGTAGCTCCAGGCGCCCAGGTAGAAGAGAAACTTCCAGGCGCTCTCAGGCATCTTGGCGGCATCTCTAGGCTGGAGGCGGCACCGCTTGGCTAGGGGCTACGGGTGAGAAGGCGGGCGGCCATCAGCACTGGTAGCCAAGGGCCGCTCCTCCAGGGtagggaaaccaaggcccagggaCTCCCCAGGCCAGGCAGTGCCGGGCCCGGTACCCACAGCCTCCTGGAAAGTAACCAGAGCCCACGTGTACCTGCCAAGGGCTAAACTTAGTGCCCAGCTGTCCAGCCGCAGCCGCAAGGGGAGGGGAGTGATGGGGGAGACCTGGGCGGAAACGTTGAGGGGAGGctgtgaggggaggagggggacacgTGGGTGTAAAGCAAGGGAGACCAGTGGGGTCAGTCCAGGGGACTGGGGGGCTTGGGGGGTCTCAGGGGGAGCTAGAGGTAtgacagagaggaagaaggattAAAGAGAAGACTTGGAAGGGGCAATGGGAGTGAACTGGAGGGGAATATGGGGGCATCCGGGGGAACATGGGGGGCTGGAACCCTAGCAATCCCCATGCGGGAGGAACTTGAGGGGAGGGGGTGCCTCAGAGGAGGAACTGGGGAGACCAGAGAGGAACGGGGCTGGGGAAGATGGGGTGGGTAGGTGGGGGAGGACATGGGAACTcaggggagaaaaggaagagaggatggggcagaggaagaaagagggtCAAGGAAAGGACACCGCAGATGGGGGGACCTGAGGGGACAGCAGGGAGGGGACAAGAGAAGTGGGAGCATGCAACGGTGAGGCATGGAGGAATTTCAGGGACCCAGCGCCCCTGGAGTCCTGGGGGCAGAGCCTCAATCTCTCTGGGGGCGGGGCTCCAGAGCTGCCGGCCaagccccgcccccctcccctagGCGAGGCTGAGGGGGCCGGAGCACCAACAGTCGCCATGGAGACAGCCAGAGCCAGCTCCggtaacccctggcaaccacacgACTGCCAAGAAGATGAGCTTTGGAGAACGAGGCAGCCCCTCCGCCCGTTTCTTGGGAAGGGCGAGCCACGAACTGGAGTGAGTGCCCGACGTCCAGGGATTCTAAAAGTGAGGGGCCCGTGACCTTGCTGTCCCCCACCCAGCTCCCTCAGGAACGTGGGGAGGAAGCCTGCTCCACCCTGGTAGTCCCAGAGCAACCATATCCCCCTCCTGGGCTCTGGCCCTCGTCCTCCTGGACCTCCCACTGCCCAGCTGGAAACTGGGAAGGTGGGGGAAGCAACAAAGCAAGATTGGGACCAGGGCTCACCTACGGAGGGGCCATAGTCatgcctgcctccccctccctggaGCAGCGTGGTGGCTGGGGTCTCTAACCCCCATGTGGGTCatatgggggtgggagtggggacaaTGGCAGCCAGACAACACCCCATCCCTGACTTAACAAGGGCCAGCCTCTGCCCAGCCAGCAGAGAAAGGCCCCTTTGTTGGCTCCAGGCACTCTGTCCCTGCACCCCCTGCCACCTCCAGTCAGACGGGCGGAGTGACCCCAGCTGGTCCTCAGGGAAGTCACAGCCAAGCTTGGAGCCCAAACGCCTTCCAACAAGCTCCCATAGAAGCGACCCCTCCccaaggatgggagggaggccagGCGCCAATGTCACCCCACAGTCACTCTCCAGCTGGGGAGGTGGCCTTCCCAGGCTCGCCGGAAACTGAGCAATTCGGTGGCGACCCCTTGGAGCCCGCACAGTCCAGCTTCGCAGACCCAGGCCGTGCCACCTCCCCCAAAGGCTG
Protein-coding regions in this window:
- the CERS1 gene encoding ceramide synthase 1 isoform X2: MAAAGTAAGPAGPEPMPSYAQLVQRGWGSALAAARGCADCGWGLARRGLAEHAHLAPPELLLLALCALGWTALRSAATSRLFRPLAKRCRLQPRDAAKMPESAWKFLFYLGAWSYSTYLLFGTDYPFFHDPPSVFYDWKTGMAVPRDIAVAYLLQGSFYGHSIYATLYLDAWRKDSVVMLIHHVVTLVLIISSYAFRYHKVGILVLFLHDISDVQLEFTKLNVYFKSRGGSHHRLHALAADLGCLSFSLSWFWFRLYWFPLKVLYATSYCSLRSVPDIPFYFFFNALLLLLTLMNLYWFLYIVAFAAKVLTGQVRELKDVREYDTAEALSPKPSKAEAAVTKYHKLGGLKQQRFILSQF
- the CERS1 gene encoding ceramide synthase 1 isoform X1, whose protein sequence is MAAAGTAAGPAGPEPMPSYAQLVQRGWGSALAAARGCADCGWGLARRGLAEHAHLAPPELLLLALCALGWTALRSAATSRLFRPLAKRCRLQPRDAAKMPESAWKFLFYLGAWSYSTYLLFGTDYPFFHDPPSVFYDWKTGMAVPRDIAVAYLLQGSFYGHSIYATLYLDAWRKDSVVMLIHHVVTLVLIISSYAFRYHKVGILVLFLHDISDVQLEFTKLNVYFKSRGGSHHRLHALAADLGCLSFSLSWFWFRLYWFPLKVLYATSYCSLRSVPDIPFYFFFNALLLLLTLMNLYWFLYIVAFAAKVLTGQVRELKDVREYDTAEALSPKPSKAEIAATPPETLTWPRSFQGPRSRPQPAGPGAHQPLSTRPAAACDDDATAVPASGPPRPSSPTGHAAALVTPGPRPRAPGPRRRPTPGSRVSRRAPGRPQVPACTPCHVAPVPPPGPPGGQGGPSEDAPGDYPAAVPCGGAGGRRKHRAPRPGPRRGRPAPGARLSCGTVP
- the CERS1 gene encoding ceramide synthase 1 isoform X3; the encoded protein is MAAAGTAAGPAGPEPMPSYAQLVQRGWGSALAAARGCADCGWGLARRGLAEHAHLAPPELLLLALCALGWTALRSAATSRLFRPLAKRCRLQPRDAAKMPESAWKFLFYLGAWSYSTYLLFGTDYPFFHDPPSVFYDWKTGMAVPRDIAVAYLLQGSFYGHSIYATLYLDAWRKDSVVMLIHHVVTLVLIISSYAFRYHKVGILVLFLHDISDVQLEFTKLNVYFKSRGGSHHRLHALAADLGCLSFSLSWFWFRLYWFPLKVLYATSYCSLRSVPDIPFYFFFNALLLLLTLMNLYWFLYIVAFAAKVLTGQVRELKDVREYDTAEALSPKPSKAEKPLRNGLVKDKRF